A section of the Oryza sativa Japonica Group chromosome 1, ASM3414082v1 genome encodes:
- the LOC107280872 gene encoding uncharacterized protein has translation MFTGTHADSVDKHFIHFAEQIAELPIAEIPQYSWGSAVLAATYAGLCDACVRNSKQSSLPGCPLLLMLWAHERFDIGRPQLDSYANYGLQEMYRSGVDDIDDRPTMGSLWTHREPQWVSGTTRRVYTQFVADFDQLTPDRVRWTPYTQHDVNDRAPHGLADLCTRDMQLWRTTCHLVVDVHVEPHNVHRVLKQLGMYQDFPPRDGRPLADSLHRYSRKGLGLSYELVIVTTVQPTVQEWEHAADNLALQTPPDDGSYYGAYLRWYRSVTRWRCFPPQGDSTVPHQAAITDTFAPQPRSAYNSMAEFVEHVHVESDTLLQRLEARPPVVRSDDVASVLRNFRSRAAALLRRVSCRSAADVVQTSGRRPSPPLHRRSSVDRSGPSSSRRGYEAAHTSHGRPSFQHTPAPEYTRGSTGSGVPTSSTAPPRPQVFQTPPYVHPSQGASGSTHFPYMPTGDNVLNTPAWGLHITPRAPEQGHTQHTYDEYGSASTHHGVPAYSPRTAFIEDFFSTDPPQGEVGMDYWHAAPQVTQPTQDTEAGQGPDVTPQQAARDRHPPDNLTYPTEQIRRRKKGGPSKRAKGTDRP, from the exons ATGTTCACGGGAACTCACGCTGACTCCGTGGACAAGCACTTCATCCACTTTGCGGAGCAGATTGCAGAGTTACCTATCGCGGAGATTCCACAGTACAGTTGGGGGTCGGCGGTACTTGCGGCGACATATGCCGGACTGTGTGATGCTTGCGTGAGGAACAGCAAGCAAAGTTCACTCCCTGGATGCCCGTTGCTACTTATGTTGTGGGCGCACGAGCGCTTCGACATTGGGAGGCCTCAGCTTGACTCGTACGCAAACTACGGTTTGCAAGAGATGTACAGGTCTGGTGTTGATGACATCGACGATCGTCCCACTATGGGATCCTTGTGGACACACCGTGAg CCGCAGTGGGTTAGCGGGACGACACGTCGTGTCTACACTCAGTTTGTAGCTGACTTTGATCAGCTTACGCCTGACCGTGTTCGGTGGACTCCCTACACTCAGCACGATGTCAATGATCGTGCACCGCACGGTCTCGCGGATCTTTGCACGCGAGATATGCAACTCTGGAGGACGACTTGTCACCTCGTGGTGGACGTGCACGTCGAGCCACACAACGTCCACAGGGTTCTCAAACAGTTGGGCATGTATCAGGACTTCCCTCCGAGAGATGGTCGTCCTTTGGCTGATAGTCTTCATAG GTACTCCAGAAAGGGGCTCGGGCTTTCCTACGAGCTAGTTATTGTGACCACGGTTCAGCCGACGGTACAAGAGTGGGAGCACGCAGCTGATAACTTGGCACTTCAGACACCTCCAGACGATGGGAGTTATTATGGAGCTTACCTTCGTTGGTACCGCAGTGTTACACGATGGAGGTGTTTTCCTCCACAAGGAGATAGCACCGTCCCCCACCAGGCAGCGATTACTGACACGTTTGCCCCTCAGCCTAGATCAGCTTACAACTCAATG GCGGAATTTGTTGAGCACGTTCACGTGGAGTCCGACACCCTGCTGCAAAGACTAGAGGCGAGACCTCCAGTCGTCAGGTCTGACGACGTGGCGAGTGTCCTTCGCAACTTCCGTTCACGTGCTGCCGCACTACTACGTCGTGTCTCCTGTCGGAGCGCGGCAGATGTGGTGCAGACGTCGGGCCGAcggccatcaccaccactacACCGACGTTCCAGCGTGGATCGGAGTGGTCCATCCTCTTCACGTCGCGGGTACGAAGCGGCCCACACATCTCACGGTCGTCCTTCCTTTCAGCACACCCCAGCACCGGAGTACACCAGGGGGTCAACCGGATCAGGGGTACCCACGTCGAGCACGGCACCACCACGTCCGCAGGTATTCCAaactccgccttatgttcacccCTCGCAGGGAGCATCTGGGTCGACACACTTCCCTTACATGCCAACGGGGGACAACGTGTTGAACACACCAGCATGGGGACTTCATATCACTCCGCGTGCGCCAGAGCAGGGCCACACACAGCAcacat ACGATGAGTACGGTTCGGCGTCGACGCATCACGGAGTGCCTGCTTACTCCCCTCGCACAGCATTCATTGAGGACTTCTTTTCCACTGATcctccccagggggaagtagggATGGATTACTGGCACGCAGCACCTCAGGTCACACAGCCGACGCAGGATACGGAGGCCGGTCAGGGGCCAGACGTGACACCACAGCAGGCAGCTAGAGATAGGCACCCCCCTGATAATTTGACATATCCCACTGAGCAGATTAGGCGTAGGAAGAAGGGAGGACCTAGCAAGCGTGCGAAGGGCACTGATCGTCCTTGA
- the LOC4326874 gene encoding peroxidase 72 yields MSAAMAAFAFLLVIAIVFPLASAFPSPPVSWGQQQLDPHFYDHSCPQAQQIVASIVGKAHYQDPRMAASLLRLHFHDCFVKGCDASILLDSSATIMSEKRSNPNRDSARGFEVIDEIKAALEAACPHTVSCADILALAARDSTVMTGGPGWIVPLGRRDSRGASVQGSNNDIPAPNNTLPTIITKFKLQGLDIVDLVALLGSHTIGDSRCTSFRQRLYNQTGNGLPDFTLDASYAAALRPRCPRSGGDQNLFFLDPVTPFRFDNQYYKNLLAHRGLLSSDEVLLTGGNPATAELVELYAADQDIFFAHFARSMVKMGNISPLTGGNGEVRTNCRRVNHNY; encoded by the exons ATGAGTGCAGCAATGGCTGCCTTTGCCTTCCTACTAGTCATCGCCATCGTCTTCCCCCTCGCATCCGCATTCCCTTCCCCTCCTGTTTCATGGGGCCAACAGCAGCTAGACCCTCACTTCTACGACCACTCGTGCCCACAAGCACAGCAAATCGTGGCATCTATCGTCGGGAAAGCGCATTACCAGGACCCCCGCATGGCCGCATCCCTCCTCCGTCTCCACTTCCACGACTGCTTTGTCAAG GGCTGCGACGCGTCGATCCTACTAGACAGCAGTGCGACGATCATGAGCGAGAAGCGGTCGAACCCTAACCGGGACTCTGCGAGGGGGTTCGAGGTGATCGACGAAATCAAGGCGGCGTTGGAGGCCGCTTGCCCACACACCGTCTCTTGCGCTGACATCCTTGCCCTCGCCGCGCGTGACTCCACCGTCATG ACGGGAGGCCCCGGGTGGATAGTGCCGCTGGGGAGGAGGGACTCGCGTGGGGCGAGCGTGCAGGGCTCCAACAACGACATCCCGGCTCCCAACAACACCCTCCCCACCATCATCACCAAGTTCAAGCTCCAGGGCCTCGACATCGTCGacctcgtcgccctcctcg GTAGCCACACCATCGGCGACTCCCGGTGCACGAGCTTCCGGCAGCGGCTGTACAACCAGACGGGGAACGGCCTGCCGGACTTCACGCTGGACGCGTCgtacgcggcggcgctgcggccgCGGTGCCCGCGCTCCGGCGGCGACCAGAACCTCTTCTTCCTCGACCCCGTCACCCCCTTCAGGTTCGACAACCAGTACTACAAGAACCTGCTCGCCCACCGCGGCCTCCTCAGCTCCGACGAGGTGCTCCTCACCGGCGGCAACCCGGCCACGGCGGAGCTCGTCGAGCTCTACGCCGCCGATCAGGACATCTTCTTCGCCCACTTCGCGCGGTCCATGGTCAAGATGGGCAACATCTCGCCGCTcaccggcggcaacggcgaggtCAGGACCAACTGCAGGAGGGTCAACCACAACTACTGA